A region of Flavobacterium album DNA encodes the following proteins:
- a CDS encoding aconitate hydratase encodes MAFDIEMIKKAYATMAERVDKARELVGRPLTLSEKILYSHLWEGTPSKAFERGKDYVDFAPDRVACQDATAQMALLQFMHAGKAKVAVPTTVHCDHLIQAKVDAKTDLKRAKEQSNEVFDFLSSISNKYGIGFWKPGAGIIHQVVLENYAFPGGMMIGTDSHTVNAGGLGMLAIGVGGADAVDVMSGMAWELKFPKLIGVHLTGKLSGWTAPKDVILKVAGILTVKGGTGAVIEYFGEGAKAMSCTGKGTICNMGAEVGATTSTFGYDESMDRYLRATNRADVADAANAVAQHLTADPEVYANPHDYFDQVIEINLSELEPHLNGPFTPDLATPISKMREEAIKNDWPLQIQVGLIGSCTNSSYEDISRSASVAKQVSDKKLKTKAEFTITPGSEVVRYTIERDGFIDTFDKMGGTVFANACGPCIGMWDREGAEKEERNTIVHSFNRNFSKRADGNPNTLAFVGSPELVTALAIAGDLGFNPITDKLINEDGEEVMFDEPTGNELPPKGFDAEDPGYQAPAADGSKVQVVVSPTSERLQLLAPFTPWDGNNIMGAKLLIKAFGKCTTDHISMAGPWLRFRGHLDNISNNMLIGAVNAFNQKTNNVKNQLTGEYDAVPATARAYKAAGVPSIVVGDHNYGEGSSREHAAMEPRFLGVKAVLVKSFARIHETNLKKQGMLALTFANEADYDKIQENDTFNFIDLKEFAPNRQLSLEVIHSDGSRDVILCNHSYNEGQIGWFVAGSALNLIAAAGAQATA; translated from the coding sequence CGTATGCCACCATGGCTGAGCGCGTTGACAAAGCACGAGAGCTTGTTGGCCGCCCGCTTACGCTATCCGAAAAGATTTTATACTCCCACCTTTGGGAAGGCACCCCTTCCAAAGCTTTTGAAAGAGGCAAAGACTATGTGGATTTCGCACCGGACAGGGTAGCCTGCCAGGATGCTACCGCGCAGATGGCACTGCTTCAGTTCATGCACGCGGGTAAGGCAAAAGTAGCTGTACCAACCACCGTGCACTGCGACCACCTTATACAGGCTAAAGTAGATGCGAAAACCGACCTTAAGCGTGCCAAAGAGCAAAGCAACGAGGTATTCGACTTCCTGTCTTCTATCTCTAATAAATATGGCATTGGGTTCTGGAAACCGGGTGCGGGTATCATCCACCAGGTAGTGCTTGAGAACTACGCGTTCCCGGGCGGTATGATGATCGGTACCGATTCCCACACCGTAAACGCGGGTGGCCTTGGTATGCTTGCCATTGGTGTTGGCGGCGCCGACGCCGTTGACGTAATGAGCGGCATGGCGTGGGAACTTAAATTCCCGAAACTAATCGGCGTACACCTGACAGGAAAGCTATCAGGATGGACTGCCCCTAAAGACGTAATCCTTAAAGTAGCCGGCATCCTTACCGTAAAAGGCGGTACCGGCGCTGTAATAGAATATTTTGGCGAAGGCGCAAAAGCCATGTCATGTACCGGTAAAGGTACCATCTGTAACATGGGCGCCGAGGTGGGTGCAACGACCTCTACTTTTGGGTATGATGAGTCAATGGACCGTTACCTGCGTGCCACCAACCGTGCCGATGTAGCCGATGCTGCAAACGCTGTAGCGCAGCACCTTACAGCCGACCCTGAAGTATATGCTAACCCGCACGACTACTTCGACCAGGTGATCGAGATCAACCTTTCTGAGCTGGAGCCGCACCTTAACGGGCCATTCACGCCGGATTTGGCTACTCCGATCTCTAAAATGAGGGAAGAAGCCATAAAGAACGACTGGCCTTTGCAGATACAGGTAGGCCTTATCGGGTCGTGTACCAACTCATCGTATGAGGACATTTCCCGTTCGGCATCCGTTGCAAAACAGGTGTCTGACAAAAAACTGAAAACCAAAGCAGAATTCACCATCACACCGGGTTCGGAAGTGGTGCGTTATACTATAGAGCGCGACGGCTTTATCGACACGTTCGATAAGATGGGCGGTACCGTGTTTGCCAATGCCTGCGGCCCGTGCATCGGGATGTGGGACAGGGAAGGCGCCGAGAAGGAAGAGCGCAACACCATTGTGCACTCCTTTAACCGTAACTTCTCCAAGCGTGCCGACGGTAACCCTAACACCCTTGCGTTCGTTGGCTCCCCGGAGCTGGTAACGGCGCTTGCCATTGCAGGCGACCTGGGCTTTAACCCGATCACCGACAAGCTGATCAACGAGGATGGCGAAGAGGTAATGTTCGACGAGCCTACAGGCAACGAACTTCCGCCGAAAGGCTTTGACGCCGAAGACCCAGGCTACCAGGCCCCGGCTGCCGATGGCTCTAAAGTGCAGGTGGTTGTTAGCCCTACATCTGAAAGGCTGCAGCTTCTTGCTCCGTTCACACCATGGGACGGCAACAACATCATGGGTGCCAAGCTGCTTATCAAGGCATTCGGAAAATGTACTACCGACCACATTTCTATGGCAGGTCCGTGGCTGCGTTTCCGTGGGCACCTGGACAATATTTCGAACAACATGCTTATCGGCGCGGTAAACGCCTTTAACCAGAAGACCAATAACGTAAAGAACCAGCTTACGGGCGAGTATGATGCCGTTCCTGCCACTGCGCGTGCTTACAAGGCCGCAGGCGTACCGAGCATTGTAGTGGGCGACCATAACTACGGCGAAGGCTCATCGCGTGAGCATGCCGCTATGGAGCCGCGTTTCCTTGGTGTGAAGGCCGTACTGGTAAAATCGTTTGCCCGTATCCACGAGACGAACCTTAAGAAACAGGGTATGCTTGCGCTTACCTTTGCCAATGAGGCCGACTACGACAAGATACAGGAGAACGACACCTTCAACTTTATCGACCTGAAGGAGTTTGCACCAAACAGGCAGCTTAGCCTTGAGGTGATCCACAGCGATGGTTCCCGCGACGTGATCCTGTGCAACCACAGCTACAACGAAGGCCAGATTGGCTGGTTCGTAGCAGGCTCTGCACTGAACCTTATCGCAGCCGCCGGCGCACAAGCTACAGCGTAA
- a CDS encoding ParB/RepB/Spo0J family partition protein translates to MRAISDNLKQVETSKIEFDKDNPRRESEAQIKSQPSFRNLVSSVRDDGIIVPLIVKAKDKGFVLIDGERRLRAAIEVNLSKIPVLVAKDHIDGKILAYKTHKLHEKWSTVAETTSIKHIVDELKKQDPDVTDTVLKKKIIEITHENNTKAGDMLEIIKFEDKYIERAMTNDLSHSYLVQIGKSFINKIKKEHPNILKLYTEDQLRSIMAEKALKGLLGNTRFLMDNFKELFNDVSNKTEVEKIIIKFLNNKARDIRSAHEEYLNYLTKLEKAGRNINPKKESKKSGVTKDSKNISKNRSAKSETNNQKRLGLTKKQQTLLSDVRTKYEVIAKTFSSDEEEYLLEALHCLEEHCFKGATLMIWAAGISRILAYIEKDINDFNDKSKEMVAQKTSYYKHFSSQFRTEFKIIDEIRQNSRDMQLLCYICYKGFITEPSFKKLKGHYDKRNDCAHPTSITLGVNETVAIFEDVFELILDNKKLATIIDKCK, encoded by the coding sequence ATGAGAGCTATTTCCGATAATTTAAAGCAAGTTGAAACAAGTAAAATAGAATTCGATAAAGATAATCCAAGGCGTGAAAGTGAGGCACAAATAAAAAGTCAACCTTCTTTTAGGAATCTTGTTTCATCTGTAAGAGATGACGGTATTATCGTTCCTCTGATCGTGAAAGCCAAGGATAAAGGGTTTGTACTTATTGATGGTGAAAGAAGATTAAGAGCAGCAATCGAAGTAAACCTCTCCAAAATACCAGTTTTAGTCGCAAAAGACCATATTGACGGAAAAATATTGGCGTATAAAACCCACAAATTACATGAAAAATGGAGTACTGTGGCTGAAACTACCTCTATTAAGCATATCGTCGATGAATTGAAAAAGCAAGATCCGGATGTAACTGATACTGTGTTGAAAAAAAAGATCATTGAAATTACACACGAGAATAACACAAAGGCAGGCGATATGCTAGAAATAATCAAATTCGAAGATAAATATATAGAAAGAGCTATGACTAATGATCTAAGTCATAGTTATTTAGTACAAATAGGCAAAAGCTTTATCAATAAGATAAAGAAAGAACATCCTAATATTTTAAAACTTTACACAGAAGATCAGTTAAGATCAATCATGGCCGAGAAAGCACTTAAAGGTTTGCTAGGGAACACTCGATTTTTAATGGACAACTTTAAGGAACTATTCAATGATGTTTCTAATAAAACCGAAGTGGAAAAAATTATTATAAAATTTTTAAATAATAAGGCTCGAGATATTCGATCGGCCCACGAAGAATATCTCAATTATTTGACCAAACTGGAGAAAGCGGGAAGAAATATAAATCCAAAAAAAGAATCTAAAAAAAGTGGGGTAACAAAGGACTCAAAAAACATTTCGAAAAATAGGTCTGCTAAAAGTGAGACAAATAATCAAAAAAGACTTGGGTTAACAAAAAAACAGCAAACACTTCTGTCAGACGTAAGGACAAAATATGAAGTTATCGCTAAAACATTTTCAAGCGATGAAGAAGAGTATCTTTTAGAAGCATTACACTGCCTAGAAGAGCATTGCTTCAAAGGCGCGACATTAATGATCTGGGCGGCAGGTATAAGCAGAATTCTTGCCTACATAGAAAAAGATATAAACGACTTCAACGATAAATCGAAAGAGATGGTTGCGCAAAAAACATCTTATTACAAACACTTTTCTTCGCAATTTAGGACAGAATTCAAAATTATAGATGAGATACGTCAGAATTCGAGAGATATGCAATTGCTATGCTACATCTGCTATAAAGGGTTTATTACAGAGCCTAGTTTCAAAAAATTAAAAGGTCACTATGACAAAAGAAATGACTGTGCGCATCCTACATCAATCACATTAGGAGTTAATGAAACAGTTGCTATTTTCGAAGATGTTTTCGAGTTGATACTAGATAATAAGAAATTAGCAACTATCATAGACAAGTGTAAATAA
- a CDS encoding glyceraldehyde-3-phosphate dehydrogenase has product MNNNVLYEKELSFQADRRRAGVEFIKIVSDLWYDKSIELVLFRNQLIDRSVSDIMNLHEYAGEFVQKPINVFDSVEIARAIEALDLPPSRIDIGKLTYEYHLEDDKYNDATAFVIDKLKGARTFGNIQPKDVVLYGFGRIGRLLAREMMSKIGKGNQLRLRAIVVRDKNDAVLLEKRASLLRHDSIHGDFEGSVSADFETGSLIINGTTVHIISAAQPEDIDYTKYGIHNALLIDNTGAFTTEEALRRHLSSNGIEKVLLTAPGKGVPNIVYGVNHNEHSPEEVDIYSAASCTTNAITPILKAVEDTLGVVKGHLETIHAYTNDQNLVDNMHKKYRRGRAAGLNMVITETGAGSAVAKALPSLAGKLTSNAIRVPVPNGSLVVLNLEVERPTTVAEINEIMKHYALEGELVEQIKYSMNNELVSSDIVGTAQPAIYDSNATIVSADGKNIVLYVWYDNEYGYSHQVIRLAKYIAKVRRYTYY; this is encoded by the coding sequence ATGAACAACAATGTTTTATATGAAAAGGAACTTTCCTTCCAGGCCGACAGGCGCAGGGCAGGCGTTGAATTCATAAAGATCGTCAGCGACCTGTGGTATGACAAATCCATCGAACTTGTGCTTTTCCGCAACCAGCTTATCGACCGCAGCGTAAGCGACATCATGAACCTGCACGAGTACGCAGGCGAATTTGTACAAAAGCCTATCAATGTGTTCGACAGCGTTGAGATAGCCCGTGCCATCGAAGCCCTTGACCTCCCTCCTTCCCGTATCGACATTGGCAAACTTACTTACGAGTACCATCTTGAAGACGACAAATACAACGACGCCACCGCTTTCGTAATCGACAAGCTAAAAGGTGCCCGCACTTTCGGCAACATCCAGCCAAAAGACGTAGTGCTTTACGGTTTCGGACGCATCGGAAGGCTATTGGCCCGTGAGATGATGTCGAAAATTGGCAAAGGCAACCAGCTTCGCCTTCGTGCTATCGTGGTGCGCGATAAGAACGATGCTGTCCTTCTTGAGAAGCGCGCTTCCCTACTACGCCACGACTCTATCCACGGTGACTTTGAAGGCTCTGTGAGCGCCGACTTCGAGACCGGCTCGCTGATCATCAACGGGACTACCGTGCACATCATCAGCGCTGCACAGCCTGAGGATATCGACTATACAAAATACGGCATCCACAATGCCCTGCTTATAGACAACACCGGCGCCTTCACTACCGAAGAAGCCCTTCGCCGCCACCTGTCTTCCAACGGTATCGAGAAAGTGCTCCTTACCGCTCCCGGCAAAGGCGTTCCGAATATCGTGTACGGCGTAAACCACAACGAGCACAGCCCGGAGGAGGTGGATATCTACTCGGCGGCATCGTGCACCACCAACGCGATCACTCCTATATTAAAAGCTGTTGAAGACACCCTTGGCGTGGTGAAAGGCCACCTGGAAACCATCCATGCCTACACCAACGACCAGAACCTGGTAGACAACATGCACAAGAAATACCGCCGCGGCCGTGCTGCCGGCCTTAACATGGTGATCACCGAAACAGGTGCCGGAAGCGCCGTTGCCAAAGCCCTGCCGTCATTGGCCGGAAAGCTTACCAGCAACGCCATCCGCGTACCGGTGCCAAACGGTTCGCTCGTGGTGCTTAACCTTGAGGTGGAGCGCCCTACGACCGTTGCCGAGATCAACGAGATCATGAAGCACTACGCCCTCGAAGGCGAGCTTGTAGAGCAGATCAAATACAGCATGAACAACGAGCTGGTATCTTCCGACATCGTGGGCACCGCCCAGCCTGCCATCTACGACAGCAACGCTACCATCGTGAGCGCCGACGGCAAGAACATCGTGCTTTACGTTTGGTACGACAACGAATACGGCTACAGCCACCAGGTAATCCGCCTGGCAAAATACATAGCTAAAGTAAGGCGATATACTTACTATTAA
- a CDS encoding GEVED domain-containing protein — protein MKTRLRLLYFSILVCCIFGFSNKTYAQINYSQDFEIDEGGWSDDDFFAFYFFPCTGENALTGEIYSDPDFGDYTAPVTISPSLGNSNGLQATLTYSYSLIDWNTFEGVTNTPDWGEFSIEYASSPSGPWTNLQTIDPSNHVESDDCAVKTVTFTPPVGPVYLRISGTPNDYIDVLINIDNISVVQVQEACTGTPAASAAVADQPALCNGGTVNLSLAPAYAASGLIYQWQSSADGVSYSNVPTGGTSAAYATTQAASMWYRATITCSGGGSPVTSTPVHVINSGMPCLCDVAFTDDIEPITHVVFAGIDNTTSAAINGTPGVEDFTSLALAEVTPGETYQITLEGNTNDPDGDAGYETYITAFFDWNQDGDFEDDSERYDIDYLIFSDGEDGVQITGDIAVPAGALPGNTYMRVFKLYNHFPDTACGVDGEFGYGQVEDYLVHVAAPSTETLDYVNLQWPATMTFAAGGSDTAYAQAWEGGVTEAPGAGAGITAWIGISPVGSNTNPNTWTTWVPATFNTQAGNNDEYMATIGTGLAPGTYYYASRFQLNGGPYTYGGYTPTGGGYWDGTTNISGILTVTCATPAPTAAAAQTLCQGSTIADIDVTGTSITWYGAATGGTALPATTMIADGTTYYASATAGGCESVARTPVTVDITVTPAPTADETMQTFCNAAGLDDLEIDGDGEIMWYGTQTGGSMLADDTALADNTTYYAAQVIDGCESMARTGIMVHITVSEAPSGEAEQEIEVASADDATIEDIEITATGSVNWYDNEEDAEAGEDAIAPETVIVSGTYYATQTIDGCESAPFAVTVDITLGNDEFNTSAFRYHPNPVKDVLAISYAKNISAIEVYNIVGQKVIVKSVNQNEAQLDMSQLAAGTYMVKVMGDTAYKTIKVVKQ, from the coding sequence ATGAAAACAAGATTACGATTACTTTACTTTAGTATTTTGGTCTGTTGCATTTTTGGATTTAGCAATAAAACCTATGCGCAGATAAACTATTCACAGGACTTTGAGATAGACGAGGGCGGATGGTCTGACGACGATTTCTTTGCATTTTATTTCTTCCCGTGTACAGGCGAAAATGCCCTCACTGGCGAAATATACAGTGATCCCGACTTTGGGGATTATACTGCGCCTGTTACCATATCACCATCGTTAGGCAACTCTAACGGCTTGCAGGCTACGCTAACGTACTCTTATTCGCTGATCGATTGGAATACCTTTGAAGGGGTTACCAATACACCAGACTGGGGAGAATTCAGCATAGAGTACGCTTCATCACCTTCGGGGCCATGGACGAACCTGCAGACGATCGACCCGTCCAACCACGTAGAGTCGGATGATTGTGCTGTGAAAACGGTAACATTCACGCCGCCCGTTGGCCCGGTGTATTTAAGGATCTCCGGAACTCCTAACGATTATATCGATGTACTTATCAACATCGATAATATTTCGGTAGTGCAGGTACAGGAAGCATGTACAGGTACGCCTGCCGCTTCTGCTGCTGTAGCCGACCAGCCTGCGCTTTGTAACGGCGGTACGGTAAACCTGTCGTTAGCTCCTGCCTATGCTGCTTCAGGCCTTATTTACCAATGGCAGTCTTCCGCAGACGGTGTTTCTTATTCTAACGTTCCGACAGGAGGTACATCGGCTGCTTATGCTACAACACAGGCTGCTTCTATGTGGTACCGCGCTACCATAACGTGCTCTGGGGGTGGCAGCCCGGTTACCAGTACTCCGGTACATGTCATCAACAGCGGCATGCCATGCCTGTGTGATGTTGCTTTCACAGATGATATCGAGCCTATCACACACGTAGTATTTGCAGGTATAGACAATACTACTTCTGCGGCCATTAATGGCACCCCGGGTGTTGAGGACTTTACAAGCCTTGCTCTGGCAGAGGTTACTCCGGGCGAAACGTACCAAATTACATTAGAAGGTAATACGAACGATCCTGATGGTGATGCTGGTTATGAAACGTATATCACTGCTTTCTTCGACTGGAACCAGGATGGCGATTTTGAGGATGACAGTGAAAGATATGATATTGACTACCTCATTTTTTCTGATGGTGAAGACGGGGTACAAATTACAGGCGATATTGCAGTGCCTGCGGGAGCACTTCCGGGAAATACTTACATGAGGGTTTTCAAACTATATAACCATTTCCCTGATACAGCTTGTGGCGTCGATGGCGAATTTGGCTATGGCCAGGTAGAAGATTACCTGGTTCATGTTGCAGCTCCCTCAACAGAGACACTTGATTATGTTAACCTTCAGTGGCCTGCTACAATGACGTTTGCAGCGGGCGGATCGGATACTGCTTATGCGCAGGCATGGGAAGGCGGCGTAACTGAAGCCCCCGGCGCAGGTGCCGGCATTACAGCATGGATAGGCATCAGCCCGGTGGGCAGCAACACCAATCCAAATACATGGACAACATGGGTGCCTGCTACTTTCAACACGCAGGCAGGAAACAATGACGAATATATGGCTACAATAGGAACAGGCTTAGCGCCGGGTACATACTATTATGCAAGCCGTTTCCAGCTTAACGGTGGCCCGTATACTTATGGGGGTTATACCCCTACAGGTGGTGGCTATTGGGATGGTACAACAAACATAAGCGGTATACTTACGGTAACCTGTGCTACTCCCGCACCTACAGCAGCTGCTGCACAAACGCTTTGCCAGGGAAGCACCATCGCCGATATTGATGTTACAGGTACTTCTATAACATGGTACGGCGCTGCTACAGGCGGAACTGCGCTTCCTGCAACTACGATGATTGCCGATGGCACTACCTATTACGCCTCTGCAACTGCGGGTGGCTGTGAGAGTGTTGCCAGGACTCCGGTGACGGTGGATATCACTGTAACACCTGCGCCAACAGCTGACGAGACAATGCAGACATTCTGTAATGCCGCAGGCCTTGACGACCTCGAGATAGACGGCGATGGGGAAATAATGTGGTATGGTACCCAGACAGGTGGAAGTATGCTTGCGGATGATACCGCGCTTGCTGATAATACTACGTACTATGCTGCTCAGGTTATAGATGGCTGCGAAAGTATGGCGCGTACAGGAATCATGGTTCATATAACGGTTTCTGAAGCTCCGTCAGGTGAAGCTGAACAGGAAATCGAAGTAGCTTCAGCTGATGATGCAACTATCGAAGATATCGAAATAACGGCTACAGGAAGCGTGAACTGGTATGATAACGAAGAAGATGCTGAAGCAGGTGAAGATGCAATAGCGCCGGAAACGGTAATAGTTTCTGGCACTTATTATGCAACGCAGACAATCGATGGCTGCGAAAGCGCTCCTTTTGCAGTCACAGTTGATATCACGTTGGGCAATGATGAATTCAATACTTCCGCATTCCGTTATCATCCGAACCCGGTGAAAGATGTGCTTGCAATCTCTTATGCTAAAAACATTTCAGCCATTGAAGTGTATAATATCGTAGGACAGAAAGTTATTGTGAAATCGGTAAACCAAAACGAAGCGCAGCTGGATATGTCACAGCTTGCTGCCGGTACATACATGGTAAAAGTTATGGGCGATACCGCTTATAAAACAATTAAGGTTGTGAAACAATAA
- a CDS encoding GEVED domain-containing protein encodes MKTKLRLLYYGLLICSTVIFSNDAVGQIAYNAAFNNGMANWDSDEFYHTTDEPCMGNGALRVNLYDSTPSAELLSPSIGTSNGGVVTFNYRYKLLNYDNFPDDATQNAGNWGSLRVYYALSAAGPWNLLQTMDPTNHVESLNCVTKTVTFIPPAGSNVYIRVLAQIGDTDNDFYVYFDQVQVTQSTPTACNGTPAAASAVASATMTCATQSVVLSLAPGYANTGLNYQWQSSANGTDFSNVPTGGTAATYTTTQAATTWYRAQITCSAGGDTTTSSAVQVASTGGPCYCLIGFGDGVEPITLVNFAGINNATSAEPDGTPELEDFTSLTPGVVTQGQTYPIILKGNTVDEFFDGYQDYFKVHIDFNHNGTFEAAEGFEMGYIEFSDGEDDVELTGNITIPADAMTGLTRMRVVKQWYDDFGGTQYTDPCGDVNSGYGQAEDYLLNVQAPVIETLDYVNLQWPATMTFAAGGSDTAYAQAWEGGLTEAPGAGAGISAWIGISPAGSNTNPSTWTTWVPATFNVQAGNNDEYMAVIGAGLAPGTYYYASRFKLNDGPYTYGGYTPTGGGTWDGVTNISGVLTVTCNTAAPVADAAQTFCQGATVADLQATGSVISWYGTATGGTALSSTTALATGTTYYASVTPAGGCESTTRTAVTVTITTAEVPTFTAVQPTCAEPTGTITVTSPVGAGYTYDANGAGFQSSASFTNLAPGTYVITAKNASGCTASTTVVINNAPAIPDAPQADIFQPTCSAPFGSIVVTTPLGAGLTYNLDGGAFQASPTFDGVMPGTHSISVQNAQGCESFAAGFVVNDAPAGPDAPTGNATQEIAVDGAEDATIEDIVVTATGTVKWYATEDNAVASENALAAGTVIMDGTYYATQTNDGCESAPFAVTVDITLGNAEFNAASFRYHPNPVKDVLTLSYDKNISAIEVYSVVGQKVIAKPVNQNEVQLDLSQLSAGTYLVKVMSDEASKTIKVVKQ; translated from the coding sequence ATGAAAACAAAATTACGATTGCTTTATTATGGCTTGCTCATTTGCAGCACGGTCATATTTTCAAATGATGCGGTGGGGCAGATTGCCTACAATGCGGCCTTCAATAACGGTATGGCCAACTGGGACAGTGATGAATTTTATCACACAACAGACGAGCCGTGTATGGGAAATGGCGCATTGAGGGTGAATCTTTACGATAGCACGCCAAGTGCCGAATTGCTATCGCCAAGTATAGGTACTTCAAATGGCGGTGTGGTTACTTTCAACTACCGCTACAAGCTTCTTAACTACGATAACTTCCCGGATGATGCCACGCAGAATGCAGGTAACTGGGGCTCATTACGTGTGTATTACGCCCTTTCGGCTGCCGGTCCATGGAACCTTTTACAAACAATGGACCCGACCAACCACGTAGAATCGCTTAACTGCGTGACCAAAACGGTTACCTTTATCCCACCGGCGGGGAGCAATGTATACATACGGGTTTTAGCCCAAATTGGCGACACGGATAATGACTTTTATGTGTATTTCGACCAGGTGCAGGTTACTCAGTCTACGCCTACCGCATGCAATGGTACCCCTGCGGCTGCTTCGGCAGTAGCTTCGGCAACCATGACATGTGCTACACAAAGCGTGGTGCTGTCTTTAGCGCCGGGATATGCTAATACAGGGCTGAACTACCAATGGCAATCTTCTGCCAACGGAACCGATTTCAGCAACGTTCCAACAGGAGGCACTGCTGCGACCTATACTACGACACAGGCTGCAACTACCTGGTACAGGGCTCAGATAACCTGTAGTGCAGGAGGCGATACCACCACAAGCTCAGCGGTACAGGTAGCATCTACAGGAGGGCCTTGTTACTGTCTGATCGGCTTTGGTGACGGAGTAGAACCAATAACACTGGTAAACTTTGCAGGTATTAATAATGCCACGTCTGCCGAGCCTGACGGAACACCTGAATTGGAAGACTTTACTTCACTTACACCGGGGGTTGTGACACAGGGGCAAACCTATCCAATAATATTAAAAGGAAATACCGTTGACGAATTTTTTGACGGGTACCAGGATTACTTTAAAGTACACATCGATTTCAACCATAACGGTACTTTTGAAGCAGCAGAAGGCTTTGAGATGGGATATATCGAATTTTCTGATGGTGAAGATGATGTAGAGCTGACAGGGAATATCACAATCCCTGCCGATGCCATGACCGGCCTTACCCGTATGAGGGTAGTTAAGCAGTGGTATGACGATTTTGGCGGGACACAATATACAGACCCTTGCGGCGATGTGAACAGCGGCTACGGACAGGCTGAGGATTACCTGCTTAACGTTCAGGCGCCTGTAATAGAAACACTTGATTATGTAAACCTTCAGTGGCCGGCTACAATGACATTCGCAGCAGGCGGATCGGATACCGCTTACGCCCAGGCGTGGGAGGGCGGCCTTACCGAAGCTCCGGGTGCCGGTGCCGGTATTTCGGCATGGATAGGAATCAGCCCAGCCGGCAGCAATACCAATCCAAGTACATGGACAACATGGGTGCCTGCTACCTTCAATGTACAGGCTGGCAACAATGACGAATACATGGCTGTAATAGGCGCGGGGCTTGCTCCGGGAACATATTATTACGCAAGCCGCTTCAAGCTTAATGACGGGCCATATACTTACGGTGGGTATACACCGACAGGCGGTGGTACCTGGGATGGGGTAACAAACATAAGTGGTGTACTTACGGTAACATGTAACACGGCAGCTCCGGTTGCCGATGCTGCACAAACATTCTGTCAGGGGGCTACAGTTGCCGACCTACAGGCTACAGGCTCTGTGATATCATGGTACGGCACTGCTACCGGCGGTACAGCACTGTCTTCAACAACAGCGCTGGCGACAGGGACTACCTATTATGCCTCTGTTACGCCTGCGGGTGGCTGCGAAAGCACTACCAGGACAGCTGTTACGGTAACGATCACAACCGCTGAAGTACCGACATTTACTGCTGTACAACCTACATGTGCCGAACCTACAGGCACTATTACAGTAACTTCACCTGTAGGTGCAGGATATACTTACGATGCGAACGGTGCAGGTTTTCAGTCATCGGCTTCATTCACTAACCTGGCACCGGGCACTTATGTGATCACTGCGAAAAATGCGTCCGGCTGTACAGCCTCAACGACTGTTGTGATTAATAATGCACCGGCAATACCTGACGCACCGCAGGCAGATATATTCCAGCCTACATGTTCTGCGCCTTTCGGCAGCATTGTTGTTACCACGCCGCTTGGAGCAGGCCTTACCTATAACTTAGATGGTGGCGCATTCCAGGCTTCGCCTACATTCGATGGTGTAATGCCGGGCACACACAGTATATCTGTTCAGAATGCGCAGGGTTGCGAAAGCTTTGCAGCGGGCTTTGTTGTAAATGATGCCCCTGCCGGTCCGGATGCGCCAACCGGCAATGCTACACAGGAAATTGCTGTTGATGGGGCTGAGGATGCCACTATTGAAGATATTGTAGTAACGGCTACAGGTACAGTAAAATGGTATGCCACTGAGGATAATGCCGTAGCTAGCGAAAATGCATTGGCTGCCGGCACAGTAATAATGGATGGGACTTATTATGCTACCCAAACAAACGACGGTTGCGAAAGCGCACCTTTTGCTGTTACGGTTGATATTACACTGGGCAATGCTGAATTCAATGCGGCTTCGTTCCGTTACCACCCTAACCCTGTAAAGGATGTGCTTACACTTTCGTATGATAAGAACATTTCAGCTATCGAAGTGTATAGTGTCGTAGGACAGAAGGTGATTGCGAAACCGGTGAACCAAAATGAGGTACAGCTTGACCTGTCACAGCTTTCTGCAGGTACCTACCTTGTGAAAGTGATGAGCGATGAAGCCTCTAAAACCATCAAGGTGGTGAAGCAATAA